The Prosthecobacter fusiformis sequence GTGAGGAGGAGATGCGTGAAGCGTGGCATCGGAGGGGGATTTTGGGGTTAGCTGTTCACACGCATGGGCATGAGAACGTAAAGGAAATTGGTGCCGGTGCGAAGGACGCCAGGGCTGATCTCATCAATGAGGTGAAGGTGGACTTCATCGGCACTGAGATTGCGCAGGGGAGCCATGGTGAACTCCGGGTTGAAAGCGATGGTGATGGACGCGCCTTTGTAATTGATGGCGATGGTTTCGCGGGCTTCACCGATGTCCGGGCTGCTGGCGATGATTTCGACCTGGCCGGGTGTGAACTGGAACTTCACGGAGTTCGATTTTTCACTGGCGAGAAGAGAGACGCGGCTGATGGCTTTCAGGAAGACTTCACGCTCCAGGGCGATGCGCTCTTTGGCCTCGCCGGGGATGACCTGGCGATAGTTGGGGTAATTGCCGTCGATGAGCTTGCTGATGAGGAGGCCGTCGCCGAGGTCGAAACCGACCTGACTGTTGGTGACGCGGATGATGACTTCCCCCAGATCCCCGAGGAGACGGGCGAGTTCGTTGACGGCCTTGGTGGGGACGATGATGTCCACTTCCTGGCTCTGCGGGAATTCGAGTTCCTGCTCCACCATGGCAAGACGACGGCCATCCGTGGCCACCATGGTCAAGGTGTTGTTCTTGAAGGAAAAGAGGATGCCATTGAGCACGTAACGAGTTTCGTCCGTGGAGATGGCATAGGATGTTTTTTTCAGACAATCACGAAGGATCTGCTGATCAATGCGGAACTCGCGTGCGTCGTCAAAGCGGGGCAGTGCTGGGAATTCCTCGCTGGTGAGGCCGAGGACCTTGAAGTAGGAAGGGCCGCTGCGAATGGAGGCGACGTTTTTTTCGTCCACGCTGATCTCGATGTTTTCAGCCGGAAGCTCGCGAACGATGGTGGCAAGACGGCGGGCAGGAAGCGTGGTGGCCCCTTCTTCTTCGACGTCAGCGGCGACGCTGCAAGTGACACCGACATCCAGATCCGTGGTGGTGAGTTCCAGGACGCCATTTTTGGCGCGGAGCAGGACGTTGGAAAGAATGGCCAGGGTGGTGCGGGCACTGACGACGTGCTGCACCTGCTGGATGGCCTGCTGGAGAGATTCCTTGCTGATCGTGAACTTCATATAAAAAGGCGTGCCTGCTGCTTGTACGAACGGCCTTTTTTATCAGAGGCGAGACGAACGGCAAGGAGTATTGGCGGGGAAATGTGTGGTGGGGTCGCTGGCACCTATGTCCCAAAAAGCTCACCAGTCGCGCAACAATGAACTTTTTAGCGTGGTTTTTCAAGCGGCAGAGCTGCTTAAACGCTGTCTGAGCCCCTGCTTGCGGGTGGTACTGAGAAGTGACAGCGAGGGAGCGGTGAGGGGTGGGGGAGCTGAGAATGGGGAGCCGGGGACGATGGATGAATTTTTCCCCATTTGGGGATTTGGGGGTGTTTTAAGTTGAGGCTCAACGGGTTGGGATGGGGATGGAGTTTCCCCATGGGGGGATGCGGCTTCCTCATCTGGGGAGGTGGCGGATTCTTGAGGGAGAGTTTCCGGGGTGGATTCAGGCGCAGTCGGGGCTGGCGGTGCCACTGAGTTTTTCGGCTTGGCCAAGGGCGAGGGGTGCAGCAGGGGGCGCTCTTTAGGGAAGTGGACACAGGCGAGCAGGGCGGTATCCGCCATGTGGGCGTGGTAGGTGATGAGGCTGCTGGGATCGCTGGGGCGGGCGGAGAGGTCCTGGGTGAGGGTGTGCTGGTTGAAGGTGGCGAGGATGTGACGCTCCTCTTCCATGAGAGGGATGGGCGGGGCCTGCTGCTCTGCGGGGATGGGCTTGAGGAGGTGCCAGCCTTTGAGGCGACAGAAGAGGGTGGCGGCGCGGAGCTGGAGGGGGAGGACTTTGCGGGTGCCGTTCATGACCTGCCAGAGCCAGGCGAGCATCTGGTCCTGGGTCTCGGGCATGAGGAGGAGGGAGGGAGCGAAGCGATCCCGCAGACGAGTGGTGTTAGGGAGGGTGGATTTGAGGTGGTTGACGCGGTCCTGGATGTCGGGGTCCTGGGCGAGTTCTTCGGCGCGGGCTTTGGCGTTGTTGGGACTGAAGCCGGCGAAGTGGTAGGCGTTTTTAGGCTCGAGACCTGAGGCGAGGTGGAAGGCGAAGGATTCGTGGCGGGGCTCTTTGAGGGTGAGGGGTGGGATCATGGCGATGAATGGTGTTTAATGATGTTCGGGGGTGTGAAGATGGGGACGGGGTGGGGGGAGAATGGGGTAACATCGGGGAGGGGCGATGGGGGATGCAAGGGGGTGAGGGGGCGACTTGGGCTAAGTGGGGAAAAAAGATGGGAGTGGTGGAGTTTTGGTGGGGGATTTGGGCAGAGGGTAGAAAGATTTTGGGTAGAAAGATTTCTTTGGGGGTTGGGTGAGGGGTTTTCTACAGGATTAACAAGATGGCAGGATGAACAGGATGGTGAGAGGTATGAACCTTAATTGATTATAACAACGCAGCGCCAGCCTCGCGTATTGGAGACTGGCGCTGCTGGTTTTTTCAGCTTTCGGCTGAGGAAGGGTTATTCGATGATTACTCCACCGGAGAGGGTGGGGAGTACGGTGGGGGCGGGATAGATGTCTGTGGGGAGTTGCTGGAGCAGGAAGTATCCCTGGCCGATCTGGCCGCTGGAGGTGGGAATGATCAATCCCTGGAATGTGCTTGTACGTTTGATGGGGGCGGCACCGAATAGGAAGGGATGGCTATCCAAGAGCGTGAAGCCGCCACTAAAGATGCCGGTGGCGCTGGCGACCTTCAGTGAGGTGAGGGTGGGGCCTGTGGCTGGAAGGGTGAGAGAGGCACTGGAAGTGAGCGTCAGATAACGATCCGCCGGTGATGGGGGGCCTGTGATGCGGGCATCAAAGAAGGCGAGCCTGGCGTTGTTAGGCCCGGCGATTTTGTTCATCACGATGGCTGGTGCGACGGGAGCAATGTAACGCCCGCCTTCAACCGTGAGGGGTATAGGATCAAACCCGTCTTTGTAGAGATTCACCTTGGTCGGGATGGAAGCGGGGCGCGACCAAGTGAGCGTGGATCCTGTCAGTGCGTTGTCTGTGTAGGCGGGACCGGTACCAAGACTGACCTGGAGGGTACCAACAAGGGTGCCTTTGGAAGGGAGGGTGGAGAATACTGCGAGGTCGCCATCGGGGCCGATGAAGGCACTGCTGGTGTAGGAATCGCCATCGGCAAGCTTGCCGGCTAAGGGGAATGCCGCACCATTGACTGGAACTGTGAGTGAGCCGAAACCAAGCCCCTGAGGGATGTAATTGATGCTCTCAAACTCGACAGGCACATCAATGGCGAAGGTGTAGTAGCCGCGATAGTTGGCCGCCTGGGCGGTGGCGGTCCAGACGTTGCGCCAGCCTGTGAAGGGACTGCTGTCTGCGCCGATGGTGACGGTGCAATCCGAGAGGGTGAAGCGACGGGTCAGCGTATCAATGACAAAGCTGACGGTGACGGGATCCAGCTTTGGACGCGGGACCAGGATGGTGCCAGTGACGAGGTCACTATCGAGACTGGAGGTGATGCTTCCTGCCGGGAAGGTGATGGCTTTATCGGCACCGAGGGTGATCTTGCCCGTATAACTGCCAGTCGGAGTAATCGTGAGATCAATACGCCCCCCGAGGCCTTGAGTCACGGGTCCACGCGGGATGATGCCGATGTAGCTGCCTGCGGCATCGGGCGTGAGAGGACTAACCAAAAGGGTGGCAGGGGCAATCGAGGAGCCGATGGCGTTTTTTGCCGTGATGGTGAATGCATACGGGGCGGCTTGGCTGATGGTGGGTTTACCGGAGATTTCACCCGTGGTGGTATTGAGGGCTAATCCGGCAGGGAGCTTCGTGCTGGTGAAGCTGGTGGCGGTGCCCTGAGCGGGATCCAGCGGGATGAAGAAACTGTAGCTGCCCGCGATGATGGCGGGGGGCAGGACGAGCGGGTTGGGGGTGATGACGGGGGCCGCAGAGAAGACTGTCAACACGTTGGCGCCACCGCTGAGGGTGCCACCGGGACCGGTGACCTGGCAGGTGTAGGTGCCTGCATCTGCAGCTTTGAGACTGCTGATGATGAGTGCATTTGTGGCACTGATTTCATAAATCAATTCGTCAGGTAATGGCTCTCCATCTTTCCTCCATTCATAAGTCAATTCACTGCTGCCTGCGGCGACAATGGTGAAGGTGGCGGTGGCCCCTGCAGCGAGGTTTACGAGGCTGGCTTTGCGATCCACGACGGTGAGCGCTGCCGATGCACTTTCAGCAAACTGGCCGCCGGTGGTTTGGGTGGCGAGGATTTGGTAGAGGGACTTGGCATCAATGAGCTTCACGGCGGGGATGCTGAAAGTGGGGACGGTGGCTCCTTTGATCACGGCGATGGCGCTGCCGGTGATCTTTCTCCACTGCTGGGTCATGGCGACTGGTGAGCTAACGGTAGCGCTAAAGGTGACGGGCTGCCCCAAAGCGATGATCTGGCTCTGAGGATCTGGCGTGATGGTGGGAGGTGCGGCTTCGATGCCTTGACCCGTGATGCCAATCACGAAATTTGTTTCATCGTTGTCATTGCTGGTGATGGTGATGCCACCCGAGTGAACAGCGACGGCATCAGGTGTATAGGTGACGGTGAACGTTGTGGTGCCTTTGACCGCGAGAGTATCGGGAAGGACGGAGACGGCGAAGCGGGGAGAGTCACTGCTGAGGGCCAGCCCGGAGAGCGGCGCATTTCCCAGATTTTTCAAGGTGAAGGTGCGCACGGCAGTGGAGCCTGTGGTCACTGCACCGAAGTCGATGCTGCTGGTCTGGCTCACGAGCAGGACTTTGACCGGTTGCTCAATGCTGATCTCTGAACCGATGGCGGTGCCGAGGAGCTTGATGTCAAAGGGGGACTCATTGGCATCGTTGCTGATTATGTGCAGAGCAGCAGTGCGCGGGCCAAAGGATGTGGGTGTAAAGGTCACCGAATATTCGGCGGATTGACCAGGTGCCAAGCTAGAGGGCAGGACACCGGATTGAAATTCTGAGGCATGAAGGCCATCGACCACGAGATTGCTAAAGGTCAGGTCCGTCGTGCCTGAGTTGGTCAGGGTGAAACTACGAATCACGGATTCTCCGACAGCTACGGTGGTGCCAAAGTTGACGGTGCTTTTGCCATCGGCCATGGCGAGTGTGCTTTGGGTGATATCAAGCTCTGGCGCGGTACCTGTGCCGCTGACATTGATGCGGAAGAAGGGCTGTCTGGTGGCGTCATTGCTGGCGATGCGCAGAACAGCGGAGCGCGGTCCCAGGGCACTGGGACGCAGTGTGACGGTGAAAGTTGTGGTATCCGCCGCACCGAGGATGCCGACAGATGGAGCGCTGATGATGAAGTCCTTGGCATGAGTGCCGAAGGCGGTCAATGCGAGGCCGGTGAGGTTTTGTGTGCCGCTGTTGCGGAGAGTGAAGGTGATCGTCTTGTTTGCGCCTTGCACGACATTTCCGAAGTCCACCCCACTGTCATTGTCCGTTAAAGGAATCGTCGGTCCCTCACGCTGCACGGTGATGATGGCGGGAGATGACTCTACACCTGTGCCTGTGAGCAGAGTAAGATGCGTGGCGAGATCTGGATGTTACCGACAGTGAACTCTGCCGCATTGGCCCCGACAAGAGAGGCCGTGAGACCTGTGAGCGGGGCGATGCCGGTGTTGCGTATGATCAGGGTCCGGGTCTTCGTCGCACCGATGGCTGCGTCACCGAAGGCGAATGTGGTGTTGTTTTCGATCGCTGTGCCGGAGCTTTCGCTGAC is a genomic window containing:
- a CDS encoding choice-of-anchor D domain-containing protein, yielding MQREGPTIPLTDNDSGVDFGNVVQGANKTITFTLRNSGTQNLTGLALTAFGTHAKDFIISAPSVGILGAADTTTFTVTLRPSALGPRSAVLRIASNDATRQPFFRINVSGTGTAPELDITQSTLAMADGKSTVNFGTTVAVGESVIRSFTLTNSGTTDLTFSNLVVDGLHASEFQSGVLPSSLAPGQSAEYSVTFTPTSFGPRTAALHIISNDANESPFDIKLLGTAIGSEISIEQPVKVLLVSQTSSIDFGAVTTGSTAVRTFTLKNLGNAPLSGLALSSDSPRFAVSVLPDTLAVKGTTTFTVTYTPDAVAVHSGGITITSNDNDETNFVIGITGQGIEAAPPTITPDPQSQIIALGQPVTFSATVSSPVAMTQQWRKITGSAIAVIKGATVPTFSIPAVKLIDAKSLYQILATQTTGGQFAESASAALTVVDRKASLVNLAAGATATFTIVAAGSSELTYEWRKDGEPLPDELIYEISATNALIISSLKAADAGTYTCQVTGPGGTLSGGANVLTVFSAAPVITPNPLVLPPAIIAGSYSFFIPLDPAQGTATSFTSTKLPAGLALNTTTGEISGKPTISQAAPYAFTITAKNAIGSSIAPATLLVSPLTPDAAGSYIGIIPRGPVTQGLGGRIDLTITPTGSYTGKITLGADKAITFPAGSITSSLDSDLVTGTILVPRPKLDPVTVSFVIDTLTRRFTLSDCTVTIGADSSPFTGWRNVWTATAQAANYRGYYTFAIDVPVEFESINYIPQGLGFGSLTVPVNGAAFPLAGKLADGDSYTSSAFIGPDGDLAVFSTLPSKGTLVGTLQVSLGTGPAYTDNALTGSTLTWSRPASIPTKVNLYKDGFDPIPLTVEGGRYIAPVAPAIVMNKIAGPNNARLAFFDARITGPPSPADRYLTLTSSASLTLPATGPTLTSLKVASATGIFSGGFTLLDSHPFLFGAAPIKRTSTFQGLIIPTSSGQIGQGYFLLQQLPTDIYPAPTVLPTLSGGVIIE
- the dnaN gene encoding DNA polymerase III subunit beta → MKFTISKESLQQAIQQVQHVVSARTTLAILSNVLLRAKNGVLELTTTDLDVGVTCSVAADVEEEGATTLPARRLATIVRELPAENIEISVDEKNVASIRSGPSYFKVLGLTSEEFPALPRFDDAREFRIDQQILRDCLKKTSYAISTDETRYVLNGILFSFKNNTLTMVATDGRRLAMVEQELEFPQSQEVDIIVPTKAVNELARLLGDLGEVIIRVTNSQVGFDLGDGLLISKLIDGNYPNYRQVIPGEAKERIALEREVFLKAISRVSLLASEKSNSVKFQFTPGQVEIIASSPDIGEARETIAINYKGASITIAFNPEFTMAPLRNLSADEVHLHLIDEISPGVLRTGTNFLYVLMPMRVNS